In Sphingomonas phyllosphaerae, one DNA window encodes the following:
- a CDS encoding serine hydrolase, whose product MRFVLTASALILLSSASLAQSPQSVRADDRGNWVRAVAAGYKAAFLCGGIFNAGRSERQIDATELKGIYPEYDEIVPTLAAQVDRRAGTVSVAFDRQLAPRRASWSPDKGCTLAPIGAVAASGPRTTPPPVAGADPRAWPMGDAGIAPRPSEALARVVERAFEGSYGRGSDTLGVVVLRDGRVVAERYRDGFGPFVANRTWSVAKSITGTLVGMSGIDPRRAADIPEWRSRFGVDPRARITLDHLLRMSSGLHSDTAGNRTDAIYFGGTTVTEQATAWPLSSRPGERFRYANNDILLAARSLRATLGEARYRALPNRLFATLGMRHTVAQSDWQDNFIASSDMWTTARDLARLGQFWLQDGVWQGRRILPAGWMRYMTTPAGPQPDRSEGYGASIWLFGPAQGLPVGSYSAQGNRGQYVMVVPSHRLVVVRRGEDAGSARFDVARFTADVIAAP is encoded by the coding sequence ATGCGCTTCGTCCTCACCGCCTCCGCCCTGATCCTGTTGTCTTCTGCGTCGCTTGCGCAATCGCCGCAGTCGGTGCGCGCCGACGATCGCGGCAATTGGGTCCGCGCGGTCGCCGCCGGTTACAAGGCGGCGTTCCTGTGCGGCGGCATCTTCAACGCCGGGCGAAGCGAGCGGCAGATCGACGCCACCGAGCTGAAGGGCATCTACCCCGAATATGACGAGATCGTCCCGACGCTCGCCGCGCAGGTCGATCGGCGCGCCGGGACCGTCAGCGTCGCGTTCGACCGCCAATTGGCCCCGCGCCGCGCCAGCTGGTCGCCCGACAAGGGCTGCACGCTCGCCCCGATCGGGGCCGTCGCCGCGTCGGGGCCACGCACGACACCGCCGCCGGTCGCGGGCGCCGATCCGCGCGCCTGGCCGATGGGGGACGCCGGGATCGCCCCGCGCCCGTCGGAGGCGCTGGCGAGAGTCGTCGAGCGCGCCTTCGAGGGTAGCTATGGCCGCGGCAGCGACACGCTGGGCGTGGTGGTGCTGCGCGACGGGCGCGTCGTGGCGGAGCGCTATCGTGACGGCTTCGGCCCGTTCGTCGCGAACCGCACCTGGTCGGTCGCCAAGAGCATCACCGGAACGCTGGTGGGAATGAGCGGCATCGATCCGCGGCGGGCCGCCGATATTCCGGAATGGCGCAGCCGCTTCGGCGTCGATCCCCGGGCACGGATCACGCTCGACCATCTGTTGCGCATGTCGTCGGGGCTGCACAGCGATACCGCCGGCAACCGCACCGACGCGATCTATTTCGGCGGCACCACCGTGACCGAGCAGGCGACCGCATGGCCCTTGTCGTCGCGCCCCGGCGAGCGGTTCCGCTACGCCAACAACGATATCCTGCTCGCCGCGCGCTCGCTGCGCGCGACGCTCGGCGAGGCGCGCTACCGCGCGTTGCCGAACCGGCTGTTCGCGACGCTGGGGATGCGCCACACCGTCGCGCAGAGTGACTGGCAGGACAATTTCATCGCCTCCAGCGACATGTGGACGACCGCGCGCGATCTCGCCCGGCTCGGGCAATTCTGGTTACAGGACGGCGTGTGGCAGGGGCGCCGCATCCTCCCGGCCGGCTGGATGCGCTACATGACCACACCCGCCGGTCCGCAGCCCGATCGCAGCGAGGGCTATGGCGCGTCGATCTGGCTGTTCGGCCCGGCGCAGGGACTGCCGGTGGGCAGCTATTCGGCGCAGGGCAATCGCGGGCAATATGTGATGGTGGTCCCGTCGCATCGGCTGGTCGTGGTGCGGCGCGGGGAAGATGCGGGCAGCGCGCGCTTTGATGTGGCGCGCTTCACCGCCGACGTCATCGCTGCGCCGTGA
- a CDS encoding TonB-dependent receptor → MMHPNRWHATTLTGVSLIALLVAGQAAAQDARPSVDPAQRSSTASPDPQAILSDPGQQPGETGEPAAPTEVVVRGVRGSLLRSIQAKRNADTIVDAISAEELGKFPNRNVAEALANIPGVTVGRDGRGEGRDITVRGLGSNFAITTLNGRILPTDGTDRSFQFDVLPSEIISGAEVKKAVRASELEGSIGGNVDLRTARPLDRSGFHASAAVEGQYNDLVDKGGYKLSGVVSTTFADDTMGILLGASYNKYKFRTDNLGEYSITDGTEAGYGIDFNRDGRVDADPNGPAYIWPDYYSVGYVSGERERIGAAGAFQWKPSSNFEVTIDGIYSHFDVSQHNYRSSNYLNPLGDDGTPRWDPASISVDANNVVTGFTKTDMVAEVLTTDEPRQSQTWQIGGRVDWRPVEQLKLAFDGYYGKATNNTGGRNRFVVAGIPGASATFAARDNGLPDLAITLPGGRTLDQATNDDFRAHYIGIQGQDISDDIKSAKIDGEYRVDNGVFKAISFGVAWTDRNKDVTTVDNQYTTSCNYCGYPFTFGAIGADVVKPGRADILQKRRGNFPRNFPYFDIDTYLAALPRADNNPAILNPNSCLDASGATIPGCSLTPYPAGYSTQIIQDDLPASYRIGERTWAGYVQFNLEGARWRADIGGRLVATKVSSVGYGASIATIIPRAGTQDNAVSFNPVEPITGGGDYLRLLPAANFAYDLSDGLRLRLAASQAISRPTFAELSPAKDATSAQSGTYIIYDAGNPNLKPTEANQFDASIEYYPSNRLALTAAAFYKHITNFVATVPVDVVVTPTAQPANQVQNFNFVEYQVRNGDSADVYGIEVGGQYFLDNGLGVQANLTYNHSRATSGDVTTDLPGAIPFSANGKLFYENHGVGAQLSYTFQSRFTYAQSGNLAYLPVKEDPYHEVSATLSYDVTSHLTAYVQGSNLLGQAIKRFNDFRNVPNFYEYSGRAFFFGIRGRL, encoded by the coding sequence ATGATGCATCCGAACCGCTGGCACGCGACCACCCTGACGGGGGTCAGCCTCATCGCCTTGCTGGTGGCGGGTCAGGCCGCCGCGCAGGACGCGCGCCCGTCGGTCGATCCGGCGCAGCGCTCCTCGACCGCCTCGCCCGATCCGCAGGCGATCCTGTCCGATCCCGGCCAGCAGCCCGGCGAAACCGGCGAACCCGCCGCCCCGACCGAGGTGGTCGTGCGCGGCGTCCGCGGCAGCCTGTTGCGATCGATCCAGGCCAAGCGCAACGCGGACACGATCGTCGATGCGATCTCCGCCGAGGAACTCGGCAAGTTCCCGAACCGCAACGTCGCCGAGGCGCTGGCCAACATCCCCGGCGTGACGGTAGGGCGCGACGGGCGCGGCGAAGGGCGCGACATCACCGTGCGCGGGCTCGGTTCGAATTTCGCGATCACCACGCTCAACGGCCGCATCCTGCCGACCGACGGCACCGACCGCTCGTTCCAGTTCGACGTGCTGCCGTCGGAGATCATTTCGGGCGCCGAGGTGAAAAAAGCGGTGCGCGCCTCCGAGCTGGAAGGCAGCATCGGCGGCAACGTCGACCTGCGCACCGCCCGTCCGCTCGACCGATCGGGCTTCCACGCCTCGGCAGCGGTCGAGGGCCAGTATAACGACCTGGTCGACAAGGGCGGTTACAAGCTGAGTGGCGTCGTCAGCACGACCTTCGCCGACGACACGATGGGAATCCTGCTCGGCGCCAGTTACAACAAGTACAAGTTTCGCACCGACAATCTCGGCGAATATTCGATCACCGACGGGACCGAGGCGGGCTATGGCATCGATTTCAACCGCGACGGGCGCGTCGACGCCGACCCGAACGGCCCGGCCTATATCTGGCCCGATTATTACAGCGTCGGCTATGTCAGCGGCGAGCGCGAGCGGATCGGCGCGGCCGGCGCGTTCCAATGGAAGCCGTCGAGCAACTTCGAGGTGACGATCGACGGCATCTACAGCCATTTCGACGTGAGCCAGCACAATTACCGCTCCTCCAATTACCTCAACCCGCTCGGCGACGACGGCACGCCGCGCTGGGACCCGGCGTCGATCTCGGTCGATGCGAACAACGTCGTCACTGGCTTCACCAAGACCGACATGGTCGCGGAGGTGCTGACCACCGACGAACCGCGGCAGAGCCAGACGTGGCAGATCGGCGGCCGTGTCGATTGGCGGCCGGTCGAGCAGTTGAAGCTGGCGTTCGACGGCTATTACGGGAAGGCGACCAACAACACCGGCGGACGCAATCGCTTCGTCGTCGCCGGCATCCCCGGCGCCTCCGCGACCTTCGCGGCGCGCGACAACGGGTTGCCGGACCTCGCGATCACGCTGCCCGGTGGCCGCACGCTCGACCAGGCGACCAACGACGATTTCCGCGCGCATTACATCGGCATCCAGGGCCAGGATATCAGCGACGATATCAAGAGCGCGAAGATCGACGGCGAGTATCGCGTCGACAATGGCGTGTTCAAGGCGATCAGCTTCGGCGTCGCATGGACCGACCGCAACAAGGATGTGACGACCGTCGACAACCAATATACGACGTCGTGCAACTATTGCGGCTATCCGTTCACCTTCGGCGCGATCGGCGCGGACGTGGTGAAGCCGGGACGTGCGGACATCCTGCAGAAGCGTCGCGGCAATTTTCCGCGAAACTTCCCTTACTTCGACATCGACACCTATCTGGCCGCCTTGCCGCGCGCCGACAACAATCCCGCGATCCTCAACCCGAACAGCTGCCTCGACGCGAGCGGCGCGACGATCCCCGGGTGTTCGCTGACGCCCTATCCGGCCGGCTATTCGACGCAGATCATCCAGGACGACCTGCCCGCCTCCTACCGGATCGGGGAGCGGACCTGGGCCGGCTACGTCCAATTCAATCTCGAGGGTGCGCGCTGGCGCGCCGATATCGGCGGACGGCTGGTCGCGACCAAGGTTTCGTCGGTCGGCTATGGCGCGTCGATCGCGACGATCATCCCGCGCGCCGGCACGCAGGACAATGCGGTCAGCTTCAACCCGGTCGAGCCGATCACCGGCGGTGGCGACTATCTGCGGCTGCTGCCCGCGGCCAATTTCGCCTATGATCTCAGCGACGGCCTGCGGCTGCGGCTGGCGGCGTCGCAGGCGATCTCACGGCCGACCTTCGCCGAGCTGTCCCCGGCCAAGGATGCGACGTCGGCGCAATCGGGGACGTACATCATCTATGACGCGGGCAATCCGAACCTGAAACCGACCGAGGCCAACCAGTTCGATGCCTCGATCGAATATTATCCGTCGAACCGCCTCGCGCTGACCGCGGCGGCCTTCTACAAGCACATCACCAACTTCGTCGCGACGGTGCCGGTCGATGTCGTCGTCACACCGACCGCGCAGCCGGCCAATCAGGTCCAGAACTTCAATTTCGTCGAATATCAGGTGCGTAACGGCGACAGCGCCGACGTCTATGGCATCGAAGTCGGCGGACAGTATTTCCTCGACAATGGCCTGGGCGTGCAGGCAAACCTGACGTACAATCACTCGCGCGCCACGTCGGGGGACGTCACCACCGACCTTCCCGGCGCGATCCCCTTCTCCGCCAATGGCAAGCTGTTCTATGAGAATCACGGCGTCGGGGCGCAGCTATCTTACACGTTCCAGTCGCGCTTCACCTATGCGCAATCGGGCAATCTCGCCTATCTCCCGGTCAAGGAAGATCCGTATCACGAAGTGTCGGCGACGCTGTCCTATGATGTGACAAGCCACCTGACCGCCTATGTGCAGGGATCGAACCTGTTGGGGCAAGCGATCAAGCGGTTCAACGATTTCCGGAACGTGCCGAACTTCTACGAATATTCGGGCCGGGCGTTCTTTTTCGGCATCCGTGGGCGGCTGTAG
- the agaR gene encoding transcriptional repressor AgaR, whose protein sequence is MSTVRDTSGRRQQISVMVRERGSVQVAPLAERFGVSMQTIRKDLHFLAKRGVAERSYGGAIVADAVNVIAEPPVEAKRASHVDEKARIGALAAAMVQPGDSVVLDSGTTTLQIAHHLPDHEEITVLTNDLDILSALARKERIRVVMLGGTLRRRNRAFYGAQTESALDDLHVDKLFLGVDGFDIERGITTHYEPEAMLNRKMVKAARQVIAVTDRSKFGRVCLHRILNVAEIDDLVIDDTAPEGMQAAADRLGFRLHIA, encoded by the coding sequence ATGTCCACGGTTCGGGACACCAGCGGCAGACGGCAGCAGATCAGTGTCATGGTGCGTGAACGCGGCAGTGTTCAGGTGGCACCGTTGGCGGAGCGGTTCGGCGTTTCGATGCAGACAATCCGCAAGGATTTGCATTTCCTCGCAAAACGCGGCGTTGCGGAGCGTTCCTACGGCGGCGCGATCGTCGCCGATGCCGTCAACGTTATCGCCGAGCCGCCGGTCGAGGCCAAGCGTGCCAGCCATGTCGATGAGAAGGCGCGGATCGGCGCGCTGGCGGCGGCGATGGTGCAGCCGGGTGATTCGGTTGTGCTCGATTCCGGCACCACGACGTTGCAGATCGCGCATCATCTGCCCGATCACGAGGAGATCACCGTCCTCACCAACGATCTCGATATCCTGTCCGCGCTCGCACGCAAGGAGCGGATCCGGGTGGTGATGCTGGGGGGTACGCTGCGCCGGCGCAATCGCGCCTTCTACGGCGCGCAGACCGAAAGCGCGCTCGACGATCTGCACGTCGACAAGCTGTTCCTCGGCGTCGACGGCTTCGATATCGAGCGCGGCATCACCACGCATTACGAACCCGAAGCGATGCTCAACCGCAAGATGGTGAAGGCGGCGCGGCAGGTCATCGCGGTCACCGACCGTTCGAAGTTCGGCCGCGTCTGCCTCCACCGCATCCTCAACGTCGCGGAGATCGACGACCTCGTCATCGACGATACCGCGCCCGAGGGAATGCAGGCGGCCGCCGACCGCCTCGGCTTCCGCCTTCACATTGCCTGA
- a CDS encoding response regulator transcription factor → MANKVLLIEDDDATAEFVARGLTEEGFVVDRAANGRDGLFHATDGSYDCIVLDRMLPGIDGMGVLAAVRAAGIETPVIVLSALGAADDRIHGLTHGADDYLTKPFAFVELLARIRLLIRRGGATKAVETVLRCGDLEMDLLARRTRRAGKAIDLQPREFRLLEFMLRHVDQVVTRTMLLEGVWDYHFDPGTNVIDVHLSRLRKKVDEGFDRPLLHTVRGAGYRLGLEP, encoded by the coding sequence GTGGCCAACAAGGTCCTGCTGATCGAGGATGACGACGCGACCGCCGAGTTCGTCGCGCGCGGGCTGACGGAGGAGGGGTTCGTCGTCGATCGCGCCGCGAACGGCCGCGACGGGCTCTTCCATGCCACCGACGGCAGCTACGATTGCATCGTCCTCGATCGGATGCTGCCCGGGATCGACGGCATGGGCGTGCTGGCGGCGGTGCGCGCGGCGGGGATCGAGACTCCGGTGATCGTGCTCTCGGCGCTCGGCGCGGCCGACGATCGTATCCACGGATTGACGCACGGCGCCGACGATTACCTGACCAAACCGTTCGCCTTCGTGGAACTGCTGGCTCGGATACGGCTGTTGATCCGGCGCGGCGGTGCGACCAAGGCGGTCGAAACGGTCCTGCGCTGCGGCGATCTCGAGATGGATCTGCTCGCGCGCCGCACCCGACGCGCCGGAAAGGCGATCGATTTGCAACCGCGCGAGTTCCGGCTGCTCGAATTCATGCTCCGCCACGTCGATCAGGTGGTGACGCGCACGATGTTGCTGGAGGGCGTGTGGGACTATCATTTCGATCCCGGCACGAACGTCATCGACGTGCATCTCAGCAGGTTACGCAAGAAGGTCGATGAAGGCTTCGATCGTCCGCTGCTGCATACGGTGCGCGGGGCGGGATATCGGCTGGGGCTCGAACCCTAG
- a CDS encoding HAMP domain-containing sensor histidine kinase, whose product MFRSATFRFAALVFLLQLVSAAALIVTIGIAVRRQLQTDAQRTVAVLRDDLRASYAAGGAAGVRREVALRTGQLVTPGTVLLLVDRDGKRVGGNLDAWPPSVTRDGHAKDVTLYRIGLNTAEPMHVEATRLPGGERLLVGTIVAGEVRAMRMLEQVSGVALPLALIFAALAAWIAARTIVNRLEEPLAALNAVAAGDLGARVPADGSRDALATLGVAINGALERVETLMGELRMATDGLAHDLKSPLTRMRVVLERAAGQVNDPAATESLDRAMAEADRLFALVQTALSITRAEAGIGREHFTAIDLAAELEGIAEMYAPLAEDQGRGLSVTAESIEPVTVHRELLAQALGNIIDNSLKYGAGPIALALTLLEGEVALTIADRGPGIPAARYDDALRRFGRLDDARQGGGAGLGLSLAAAVARLHGGGLVLSDAGPGLIVTITLPLP is encoded by the coding sequence GTGTTTCGCTCGGCCACTTTCCGGTTCGCGGCGCTGGTGTTTCTGCTGCAACTGGTCAGTGCGGCCGCGTTGATCGTCACGATCGGCATCGCGGTTCGCCGGCAATTACAGACGGATGCGCAACGCACGGTCGCGGTGCTGCGCGACGATCTGCGTGCCAGCTACGCCGCCGGCGGTGCTGCGGGAGTGCGGCGCGAGGTGGCGTTACGCACCGGGCAGCTGGTGACGCCCGGCACGGTCCTGCTGCTGGTCGATCGCGACGGCAAACGGGTCGGCGGGAACCTCGATGCCTGGCCGCCCAGCGTCACGCGTGACGGCCATGCCAAGGACGTCACGCTGTATCGCATCGGCCTGAACACCGCCGAGCCGATGCATGTCGAGGCGACCCGGCTTCCCGGCGGCGAGCGCTTGCTGGTCGGAACGATCGTCGCCGGCGAGGTACGCGCGATGCGGATGCTCGAGCAGGTGAGCGGGGTCGCGCTGCCGCTCGCCCTGATCTTCGCTGCGCTCGCGGCGTGGATCGCGGCGCGGACGATCGTCAATCGGCTGGAAGAGCCGCTTGCCGCCCTCAACGCCGTGGCGGCGGGGGATCTCGGCGCGCGCGTCCCCGCCGACGGATCACGCGATGCACTGGCGACGCTCGGCGTGGCGATTAACGGCGCGCTTGAGCGGGTCGAGACGTTGATGGGTGAGCTGCGCATGGCCACCGATGGTCTGGCGCACGATCTGAAGTCGCCCCTGACGCGGATGCGCGTCGTGCTGGAGCGGGCCGCGGGGCAGGTGAACGATCCCGCGGCGACCGAATCGCTCGATCGCGCAATGGCCGAAGCCGACCGCCTGTTCGCGCTGGTGCAGACCGCCCTCAGTATCACCCGCGCCGAGGCGGGGATTGGCCGCGAGCATTTCACCGCGATCGATCTCGCTGCCGAGCTGGAAGGCATCGCCGAGATGTACGCGCCGCTTGCCGAGGATCAGGGCAGGGGGCTTTCGGTCACGGCGGAAAGCATCGAACCGGTGACCGTTCACCGCGAACTGCTGGCGCAGGCGCTCGGCAACATCATCGACAATTCCCTGAAGTACGGCGCTGGCCCGATCGCACTTGCGCTGACGCTTCTCGAAGGCGAGGTCGCGCTGACCATCGCGGACCGCGGGCCGGGGATCCCTGCGGCGCGATACGATGATGCGCTTCGCCGGTTCGGCCGGTTGGACGATGCACGCCAGGGCGGGGGGGCGGGGCTGGGCTTGTCGCTGGCGGCGGCGGTGGCGCGTTTGCACGGCGGAGGCCTCGTGCTGAGTGACGCGGGACCGGGGTTGATCGTGACCATCACGCTGCCGCTGCCTTGA
- a CDS encoding glycosyltransferase: MAQPIFFDPTGRRSRMSKRVLAALLVVIVLSSAIFALTLIRVPRGRDLALPLPQPRAAALRVEKSLGHGIAGWLPHRPAAADPHSPLSIGFYVPGDDASIASLRRHSASLDWVVPATISVFGPSHKVQVERDPAFDRMIAATKHAPKVLPMVQNFGDRDWDGAGAAALLHDPRAAGDFARRLGRYVTLSHRAGLVMDFETLPATSMGDYQRFLRLVRAAMPKGAQLAVTVPAEDDAWPLAALARVSDRLIFMAYDQHWEGGSPGPIAGQAWFVDQVAKAIRTVGRDKLVVALGSYGYDWHGDDTDALSIEDAWLAAHDSQAPVTFDRNAGNAGFAYDDGDQRHTVWMLDAATSWNELVALKHLGIDDVALWRLGSEDPGFWADLSAWRSGGKPDLSSPRALLNADVEGSGEILRITATPTPGVRQVTHDRSGIITDERYAALPTPFVVRRTGAQDPKLLALTFDDGPDPTWTPKILKELEQAGVPGTFFVIGQNALQEPGLLNRIIADGGEIGNHTYSHPNLAAVSDGQAQLEINTTQRLVEAYTGRRMTLFRAPYFGDAEPTTTDELGPALIAQNLGYTVTGLHVDPDDWARPGTDAIVEGVLDQVHNATPASSGNIVLLHDGGGDRSETVAALPRIIATLKGEGYRFVTVSQLAGLNQTQAMPKVEGRDLLAVRADVAMFVVLAGIVALIGWLSYLAIALGMARAVLMAALAWVQSRRRRADPPVYHPTVSVIIPAYNEERVIASSVARVLSSDYPDLQVIVADDGSRDGTSAAVAAAFANDPRVTLLTLQNGGKAAALNRALLQATGEVVIALDADTQFEAETITRLVRWFANPRIGAVAGDARVGNRVNLVTRWQAIEYITAQNLERRALAGFDAMTVVPGAVGAWRRAALDAVGGYPEDTLAEDQDLTIAIQRAGWRVTYDPRAVAWTEAPETFRALAKQRYRWAFGTLQCLWKHRAILRTRKPSGLALVGLPQAWLFQILFAAISPLIDFTLVLSIVGTALRVHQHGWAQTSGDVSKMGLYWLAFTAVEVLCGWVAYRLDGRKERYPALLLIAQRLVYRQIMYGVVLRAISSAVRGLVVGWGKLERTGRVAAPAS, encoded by the coding sequence ATGGCCCAGCCCATCTTCTTCGATCCCACCGGTCGCCGCAGCCGGATGTCGAAGCGCGTGCTGGCGGCGTTGCTGGTCGTGATCGTCCTCAGCTCCGCGATCTTCGCGCTAACGCTGATCCGCGTGCCGCGCGGGCGCGATCTCGCCTTGCCGCTGCCACAACCGCGCGCCGCCGCGTTGCGGGTCGAGAAGTCGCTGGGTCACGGGATCGCCGGTTGGTTGCCGCACCGCCCCGCCGCCGCCGACCCGCACTCGCCGCTGTCGATCGGCTTCTATGTTCCCGGCGACGATGCGAGCATCGCGTCGCTGCGCCGTCACAGCGCCAGCCTCGACTGGGTGGTGCCGGCGACGATCAGCGTGTTCGGTCCCTCGCACAAGGTGCAAGTGGAGCGCGATCCCGCCTTCGATCGCATGATCGCGGCGACGAAGCACGCGCCCAAGGTGCTGCCGATGGTGCAGAATTTCGGTGACCGCGACTGGGACGGCGCCGGAGCGGCGGCGTTGCTCCACGATCCGCGCGCGGCGGGCGATTTCGCGCGCAGGCTCGGCCGCTACGTGACGCTGTCGCATCGCGCCGGGCTCGTGATGGATTTCGAGACACTGCCCGCCACGTCGATGGGCGATTACCAGCGCTTCCTGCGCCTGGTCCGCGCGGCGATGCCGAAGGGCGCGCAACTTGCGGTCACCGTGCCTGCGGAGGACGATGCGTGGCCGCTCGCCGCACTGGCGCGCGTGTCCGACCGGCTGATCTTCATGGCCTATGACCAGCATTGGGAAGGCGGCAGCCCCGGCCCGATCGCGGGCCAGGCGTGGTTCGTCGATCAGGTCGCCAAGGCGATCCGCACCGTCGGCCGCGACAAGCTGGTCGTCGCACTCGGCAGCTATGGCTACGACTGGCACGGCGATGACACCGACGCTTTGTCGATCGAGGATGCGTGGCTCGCCGCGCACGACAGTCAGGCGCCGGTGACCTTCGATCGGAACGCCGGTAATGCCGGCTTCGCCTATGACGATGGCGACCAGCGTCACACCGTCTGGATGCTCGATGCGGCGACCAGCTGGAACGAACTCGTCGCGCTCAAGCATCTCGGGATCGACGATGTCGCCTTGTGGCGGCTGGGGAGCGAGGATCCCGGCTTCTGGGCCGACCTGAGCGCGTGGCGCAGCGGCGGCAAGCCCGACCTGTCCTCCCCGCGGGCGCTGCTCAACGCGGATGTCGAGGGCAGCGGCGAGATCCTGCGCATCACCGCCACGCCGACACCCGGCGTGCGACAGGTGACGCACGATCGCAGCGGGATCATCACCGACGAACGTTACGCCGCGCTGCCGACGCCCTTCGTCGTCCGGCGGACCGGCGCGCAGGATCCCAAGCTGCTCGCGCTCACCTTCGACGACGGGCCGGACCCGACCTGGACGCCGAAGATCCTGAAGGAGCTGGAGCAGGCGGGCGTTCCCGGCACCTTCTTCGTGATCGGCCAGAACGCGCTTCAGGAGCCGGGGCTGCTCAACCGCATCATCGCCGACGGCGGCGAGATCGGCAATCACACCTATAGCCATCCCAATCTGGCGGCGGTTTCCGACGGTCAGGCGCAGCTGGAGATCAACACGACGCAGCGGCTGGTCGAAGCCTATACCGGGCGGCGGATGACGCTGTTCCGCGCGCCGTATTTTGGGGACGCGGAACCGACCACCACCGACGAACTCGGGCCGGCGCTGATCGCGCAGAACCTCGGCTATACGGTCACCGGATTGCACGTCGACCCGGACGACTGGGCGCGACCGGGCACCGACGCCATCGTCGAGGGCGTCCTTGATCAGGTGCATAATGCTACCCCGGCCAGCTCGGGCAACATCGTCCTGCTCCATGATGGCGGCGGCGATCGATCGGAGACGGTCGCGGCGCTGCCGCGGATCATCGCGACGCTCAAGGGCGAAGGGTATCGCTTCGTCACCGTCTCGCAGCTGGCGGGGCTCAACCAGACGCAGGCGATGCCGAAGGTCGAGGGGCGCGACCTGCTGGCGGTGCGCGCCGACGTCGCCATGTTCGTCGTGCTCGCCGGGATCGTCGCGCTGATCGGCTGGCTGTCGTATCTGGCGATCGCGCTGGGCATGGCCCGCGCGGTGTTGATGGCGGCACTTGCCTGGGTGCAGAGCCGCCGGCGTCGTGCCGATCCGCCGGTCTATCACCCGACCGTGTCGGTCATCATTCCCGCCTATAACGAGGAGCGGGTGATCGCCAGCTCGGTCGCGCGCGTCCTTTCGAGCGACTATCCCGATCTGCAGGTGATCGTCGCCGACGATGGTTCGCGGGACGGCACCAGCGCCGCGGTCGCCGCCGCGTTCGCGAACGATCCCCGCGTCACGCTGCTGACGCTCCAGAACGGCGGCAAGGCGGCGGCGCTCAATCGCGCCCTGCTGCAGGCGACCGGCGAGGTGGTCATCGCGCTCGACGCCGATACGCAGTTCGAGGCGGAGACGATCACGCGCCTGGTGCGCTGGTTCGCGAACCCGCGGATCGGCGCGGTGGCGGGCGACGCGCGCGTCGGCAACCGGGTGAACCTCGTCACCCGCTGGCAGGCTATCGAATATATCACCGCGCAGAACCTCGAACGCCGCGCGCTCGCCGGGTTCGACGCGATGACGGTGGTGCCCGGCGCGGTGGGCGCATGGCGGCGCGCGGCGCTCGATGCGGTCGGCGGTTATCCCGAAGACACGCTGGCCGAGGATCAGGATCTGACGATCGCGATCCAGCGCGCCGGCTGGCGCGTCACCTACGATCCACGCGCGGTAGCGTGGACAGAAGCGCCCGAGACGTTCCGCGCGCTCGCCAAGCAACGCTATCGCTGGGCATTCGGCACGCTGCAATGCCTGTGGAAGCATCGCGCGATCCTGCGCACCCGCAAGCCCTCGGGGCTGGCGCTGGTCGGGCTGCCGCAGGCGTGGCTGTTCCAGATCCTGTTCGCCGCCATTTCTCCGTTGATCGATTTCACGCTGGTGCTGTCGATCGTCGGCACGGCGCTGCGCGTCCATCAGCATGGCTGGGCGCAGACCAGCGGCGACGTCAGCAAGATGGGGTTGTACTGGCTGGCCTTCACCGCGGTCGAAGTGTTGTGCGGCTGGGTCGCCTACCGGCTCGACGGGCGCAAGGAGCGCTATCCGGCGTTGCTGCTGATCGCGCAGCGGCTGGTGTACCGCCAGATCATGTACGGTGTCGTGTTGCGCGCGATCTCCTCGGCGGTGCGCGGTCTGGTGGTGGGCTGGGGCAAGCTGGAGCGCACCGGGCGCGTCGCGGCCCCGGCGAGCTGA
- a CDS encoding PDZ domain-containing protein — translation MSTMPPRHQPVRDGYPIGVDPDVRAIGLLALAVILAALIGGLFWSRSLGVHGAGLRGSERIGVTLTPLGGAAVVVDSVRARGAAQRGGLLVGDVIEAVDGTPIPDVDAADHAFLGQSLDIRVRRGKRELDLHLGAGGGDARGQQGPADRG, via the coding sequence ATGTCGACCATGCCCCCCCGGCATCAGCCTGTCCGCGATGGTTACCCGATCGGCGTCGATCCGGACGTGCGCGCGATCGGGTTGCTGGCGCTGGCCGTGATCCTGGCCGCGCTGATCGGGGGGCTGTTCTGGTCGCGATCACTCGGTGTGCACGGTGCCGGCCTGCGCGGCAGCGAACGGATCGGCGTGACGCTGACGCCGCTCGGCGGTGCGGCGGTGGTGGTGGACAGTGTCCGGGCGCGTGGCGCGGCGCAGCGCGGCGGGCTGTTGGTCGGCGACGTGATCGAGGCGGTCGATGGCACGCCGATCCCCGATGTCGACGCCGCGGATCACGCTTTCCTCGGGCAAAGCCTCGACATTCGTGTTCGCCGCGGCAAGAGAGAGCTTGACCTGCATCTGGGCGCAGGCGGGGGAGACGCGCGTGGCCAACAAGGTCCTGCTGATCGAGGATGA